A window of Pedobacter lusitanus contains these coding sequences:
- the purB gene encoding adenylosuccinate lyase — protein MNLSPLQAISPVDGRYRNTTQNLAKYFSESALIKYRVYVEIEYFIALCETGLSGLSHFDKTNFSKLRSIFEQFSDENAQEVKETEKITNHDVKAVEYFIKKRFDDLGLGDFKEFIHFGLTSQDINNTAIPYTFKLALEEEYYPNIQLLITKLHGLAAEWKEVPLLAHTHGQPASPTKLGKEFLVFAERLEIQLNNLKNIPHSAKFGGATGNFNAHHIAYPGINWVDFSNNFVNNILTLNRAQHTTQIEHYDQFAAQCDALKRINTIIVDLDRDIWTYISKNYFKQKIKEGEVGSSAMPHKVNPIDFENAEGNAGIANALFEFFAAKLPISRLQRDLTDSTVLRNVGVPVAHTMIAIASTLKGLNKLLLNNEAIAADLENNWAVVAEAIQTVLRREAYPNPYEALKDLTRTNQKITAHTMAAFIDGLQISEDLKQELKQITPFNYTGVF, from the coding sequence ATGAATTTATCTCCTCTACAAGCTATATCACCAGTTGATGGCCGTTATAGAAATACCACTCAAAATCTGGCTAAATATTTTTCGGAATCAGCTTTAATTAAGTATAGAGTATATGTTGAAATCGAGTATTTCATCGCTTTATGTGAAACCGGTCTTTCAGGTTTAAGCCATTTCGATAAAACAAATTTCAGCAAACTGCGCAGTATATTTGAGCAGTTCAGTGATGAAAATGCACAGGAAGTAAAAGAAACAGAAAAGATCACTAATCATGATGTGAAAGCTGTTGAATATTTTATCAAAAAAAGATTTGATGATTTAGGTCTTGGAGATTTTAAAGAATTCATCCATTTCGGATTGACTTCTCAGGATATTAATAATACGGCTATTCCATATACTTTCAAGCTTGCTCTTGAAGAAGAATACTATCCGAATATACAATTACTGATCACTAAACTTCACGGACTGGCAGCAGAATGGAAAGAGGTTCCTTTACTGGCTCATACACATGGTCAGCCGGCATCCCCGACTAAACTGGGTAAAGAATTCCTGGTTTTTGCAGAAAGACTGGAAATTCAGCTGAATAATCTGAAAAATATTCCTCACAGTGCAAAATTTGGTGGAGCAACAGGAAATTTCAATGCACATCATATTGCTTACCCTGGTATCAACTGGGTAGATTTCTCCAATAACTTCGTGAATAACATCTTAACCTTAAATCGCGCACAGCATACCACTCAGATTGAACATTATGATCAGTTTGCCGCACAATGTGATGCTTTAAAAAGGATTAATACTATTATTGTTGACCTTGACAGAGATATCTGGACTTATATTTCCAAAAACTATTTCAAACAGAAAATTAAAGAAGGAGAAGTAGGTTCTTCTGCTATGCCTCATAAAGTAAATCCTATTGATTTTGAAAATGCAGAAGGAAATGCTGGTATCGCGAATGCATTATTTGAATTTTTCGCTGCTAAATTACCAATCTCACGTCTCCAGAGAGATTTAACAGATTCTACGGTATTGAGAAATGTAGGTGTACCAGTGGCACATACTATGATTGCGATTGCATCTACTTTAAAAGGACTGAATAAATTGCTGTTAAACAATGAGGCTATTGCTGCTGATCTTGAAAATAACTGGGCAGTAGTTGCCGAAGCGATACAAACAGTACTCAGAAGAGAAGCGTATCCTAATCCTTACGAAGCTTTGAAAGACCTGACACGTACCAATCAGAAAATTACTGCACATACCATGGCAGCATTTATTGATGGGCTTCAGATCAGCGAAGATCTGAAACAGGAATTAAAACAGATTACTCCTTTTAACTACACCGGCGTATTTTAA
- a CDS encoding RNA polymerase sigma factor — protein MSKKLSDSVPTDREVVLGILNNSEDALNKLYIGYFPMVLQFILNNNGDEDDAKDVYQEAIIILYNKIKSGDFELSSKLKTYIYSVCRRIWLKKLAQQSKKTNNVADFEDVESVEVDLEYHEEKDLQFEKMGSALQNLGEPCKTIIQDFYINNLSMQDICEKFGYTNTDNAKTQKYKCLQRLKKLFFQS, from the coding sequence GTGAGTAAGAAGTTAAGCGATTCAGTTCCAACAGATAGAGAGGTAGTTTTAGGGATACTAAATAACTCGGAAGATGCTCTTAATAAACTATACATCGGGTATTTTCCGATGGTTTTACAGTTTATTTTAAATAATAACGGTGACGAAGACGATGCAAAAGATGTCTATCAGGAGGCAATTATTATTTTATATAACAAAATTAAGAGCGGAGATTTTGAGTTAAGCAGTAAACTAAAGACCTATATATATTCAGTATGCAGACGCATTTGGCTCAAAAAGCTCGCACAGCAGAGCAAAAAGACAAATAACGTTGCCGATTTTGAAGATGTAGAGTCAGTTGAGGTAGATTTAGAGTATCATGAAGAGAAGGATCTTCAGTTTGAGAAGATGGGTTCAGCACTACAGAACCTGGGGGAGCCCTGCAAAACTATTATTCAGGATTTTTATATTAACAATCTCTCCATGCAGGATATTTGCGAGAAATTTGGTTATACCAATACGGATAATGCCAAAACTCAGAAATATAAGTGCCTGCAGAGATTAAAGAAATTATTTTTTCAATCTTAA
- a CDS encoding S1C family serine protease: MRNDMELDAIIEDYLQGKLTAAEAEAFEKLRANDPVIDHKVVAHKVFTDAIKQYGKVLSLKEQMDKAHAGIDVASLSEQLRPHPSFIINMWRKNKSAMAIAASFILLTIFSIYSIQHNTLQNGTYEVMRREITNIKNSQNKLVRTINSGPKAEKGHVNAAKFGGTGFALTANGYLCTNYHVVRDADSVYVQNNKGESFKVKVVYRDPQYDIAILKINDESFTPLASIPYKLKKNSIGMGENVYTLGYPKDDAVLGEGYISSKTGHVGDTTQYQVSIPINPGNSGGPLLDNYGNIIGVITAKENQVDGATFAIKSKYILEALNAIPQDSLGKKVVFAKKNPLQGLNRTKQIDKIENYVYMIKVYN, translated from the coding sequence ATGAGGAACGACATGGAATTAGATGCTATCATTGAAGATTACCTTCAGGGTAAACTTACAGCCGCAGAAGCAGAAGCTTTTGAAAAACTGCGTGCCAATGATCCTGTAATTGATCATAAAGTAGTTGCCCATAAAGTTTTTACGGACGCAATCAAACAATATGGTAAAGTCCTTTCTCTGAAAGAACAGATGGATAAAGCGCATGCTGGTATAGATGTAGCTTCACTGAGCGAACAGCTGAGACCACATCCGTCGTTTATTATCAATATGTGGCGCAAAAATAAATCTGCAATGGCTATTGCAGCGTCATTTATCCTTTTAACTATATTCTCTATCTATTCTATACAGCATAATACCCTTCAGAACGGTACTTATGAAGTGATGCGCAGAGAGATCACCAATATTAAAAACAGTCAGAACAAACTGGTGAGAACAATCAATTCAGGTCCTAAAGCTGAAAAAGGACATGTGAATGCTGCTAAGTTTGGCGGAACCGGATTTGCTTTAACTGCCAACGGATATCTTTGTACCAATTATCATGTAGTAAGAGATGCTGATTCTGTCTATGTACAGAACAATAAAGGCGAATCTTTCAAAGTTAAGGTAGTTTACCGTGATCCGCAGTATGATATTGCTATCCTGAAAATCAATGATGAATCATTTACACCACTGGCATCAATCCCTTACAAACTGAAGAAAAACAGTATTGGAATGGGTGAAAATGTCTATACTTTAGGTTATCCTAAAGATGATGCGGTTTTAGGTGAAGGTTATATCAGTTCAAAAACCGGTCATGTTGGTGATACTACGCAATACCAGGTTTCTATTCCAATTAACCCGGGAAACAGTGGTGGTCCGTTACTGGATAATTATGGAAACATCATTGGTGTGATCACTGCGAAGGAAAATCAGGTAGATGGTGCAACATTCGCCATTAAATCCAAATACATTCTGGAAGCACTGAATGCAATTCCTCAGGATTCATTGGGAAAGAAAGTTGTGTTTGCTAAAAAGAACCCGCTTCAGGGTCTGAACAGAACTAAACAGATAGACAAAATTGAAAACTACGTCTATATGATCAAAGTATACAATTAA
- a CDS encoding DUF72 domain-containing protein: MEFGKVNPEQVNDIDFTLPEDGKQTQKILNSKSNQKAKVFIGCAKWGRKEWLGLIYPPKTKEANFLDEYAKHFNAIELNAVYYQIPSVESVRKWKKQVNDNAAGDFLFCPKFPKIISHDQRLKGSAQATAEYFKAMAEFGENLGPCFLQLSESFGVKNQALLADYLQSLPKDPVVYVELRHEQWFADLVVRQQVFELLTATNKGAVITDVSGRRDLVHMEVTIPEVFIRFIGNGHAHKKSDFARIDEWGERLKSWQERGLQKIYFFLHQHDELDTPLLATHAIKVFNEQLGLDIPEISFQPRLFA, encoded by the coding sequence ATGGAATTTGGAAAAGTAAATCCGGAGCAGGTTAATGACATCGACTTCACCCTGCCTGAAGACGGAAAGCAAACTCAAAAGATCTTAAACAGTAAAAGTAACCAGAAGGCAAAAGTCTTTATCGGATGTGCCAAATGGGGCAGAAAGGAATGGTTAGGACTCATCTATCCGCCTAAAACTAAAGAAGCCAATTTTCTGGATGAATATGCCAAACATTTTAATGCTATAGAATTGAATGCTGTTTATTATCAGATTCCTTCTGTTGAGTCTGTACGCAAATGGAAAAAGCAGGTGAATGACAATGCTGCCGGTGACTTTTTATTTTGTCCTAAATTTCCAAAAATTATCAGTCATGATCAGCGATTGAAAGGATCAGCACAAGCTACAGCAGAATATTTTAAAGCAATGGCAGAATTTGGTGAAAATCTGGGGCCGTGTTTTTTGCAGTTAAGCGAGAGCTTTGGCGTCAAAAATCAGGCTTTGCTGGCAGATTATCTTCAATCATTACCCAAAGATCCTGTTGTTTATGTTGAATTGAGACATGAGCAGTGGTTTGCTGATCTTGTAGTCAGACAGCAGGTTTTTGAGCTCTTAACAGCAACAAATAAAGGAGCTGTAATTACTGATGTGAGCGGAAGAAGGGATCTGGTTCATATGGAAGTGACTATTCCGGAAGTGTTTATCAGATTTATAGGTAATGGGCACGCACACAAAAAGAGTGATTTTGCCAGAATTGATGAATGGGGCGAAAGGCTTAAATCGTGGCAGGAGAGAGGATTGCAAAAGATATATTTCTTTCTGCATCAGCACGATGAACTGGATACTCCTTTACTGGCTACCCATGCGATAAAAGTGTTTAATGAGCAATTGGGGCTTGATATTCCTGAAATATCTTTCCAGCCCAGATTGTTTGCCTAG
- a CDS encoding peroxiredoxin encodes MSIRIGDTAPNFKAKTSIGDIDFYEFLGDSWGVIFSHPADYTPVCTTELGRTASLKGEFEKRDVKVIALSVDSVESHKGWIQDINETQDTHVEFPIIADEDKKIADLYDMIHPNASETLTVRSLFVISPDKKVKLMLTYPASTGRNFTEVLRVIDSLQLTAKYSVATPADWKDGEDVVVMNSIKTEDIPAKFPKGHKVIKPYLRTTPQPNK; translated from the coding sequence ATGAGTATCAGAATAGGAGATACCGCTCCAAATTTTAAAGCTAAAACATCAATTGGTGATATAGATTTCTATGAATTTCTTGGCGATAGCTGGGGAGTTATTTTTTCACACCCTGCGGATTATACGCCGGTATGTACCACAGAACTTGGTCGTACAGCTTCATTAAAAGGGGAGTTTGAGAAAAGAGATGTTAAAGTTATTGCTTTAAGTGTAGACTCTGTTGAATCTCACAAAGGATGGATACAGGATATCAATGAAACACAGGATACCCATGTGGAGTTTCCGATCATCGCTGATGAGGATAAAAAGATTGCTGATCTGTATGATATGATTCATCCTAATGCTTCTGAAACACTAACTGTACGTTCTCTGTTTGTGATTTCTCCGGATAAAAAGGTTAAACTGATGCTGACTTATCCTGCCTCTACCGGAAGGAATTTTACTGAAGTACTCAGAGTGATTGATTCGCTGCAGCTTACAGCTAAATATAGTGTAGCTACGCCGGCTGACTGGAAAGATGGAGAAGATGTGGTAGTCATGAACAGTATTAAAACAGAAGATATTCCAGCAAAATTTCCTAAGGGTCACAAAGTTATCAAACCTTATCTGAGAACTACTCCTCAACCCAATAAATAA
- a CDS encoding cold-shock protein, producing MSTGKVKWFNTQKGYGFIIYEGNKDIFVHFKDVVGGIESLQENDNVEFDVTEGKKGLQAVNVKKV from the coding sequence ATGAGTACCGGAAAAGTAAAATGGTTTAACACGCAGAAAGGTTATGGATTTATAATCTACGAAGGAAACAAGGATATTTTTGTCCATTTCAAAGATGTTGTAGGCGGTATTGAGAGTCTTCAGGAAAATGATAATGTAGAATTTGACGTCACTGAAGGAAAGAAAGGTTTACAGGCCGTAAACGTGAAGAAGGTATAA
- a CDS encoding class I SAM-dependent methyltransferase: protein MNKQLTDQHVQDYIQENLNADVHKIAMAKSPFPGITGKELANQIAARKKSVRKLPTWFNTKLIYYPPLLSVEQCSSELTAAYKAELAAGNTLIDLTGGYGVDSYYFSRKVKTVTHCEINDELSAIASYNGILLKEENVTFFCGDGIEFLKQTTQEFDSVYIDPARRSSSGKVFMLKDCTPNVVENLGLLLVKAKRILIKTAPLLDLSAGLKELKHVAEIHIVSVKNECKELIWVIERAFEASTKIVCTTLNAEQKQFSFAMGDEEPANITGTIIPGQYLYEPDVALLKSGAFNLIAQRYGLQKFHQQTQLYTAAVIHPEFPGRIFKIDEVVSAAKIKKEKNLIGNVIVRNYPDKAAALADKYQIKPDDTSFMIFTQSSTAGKVIIRGTIIQHY, encoded by the coding sequence TTGAATAAACAACTCACAGATCAGCACGTTCAGGATTATATCCAGGAGAATTTAAATGCAGATGTGCATAAAATTGCCATGGCGAAAAGCCCTTTCCCTGGCATTACGGGGAAAGAACTGGCTAATCAGATCGCTGCCAGGAAAAAGTCTGTCCGCAAATTACCTACCTGGTTTAACACCAAACTAATTTATTATCCGCCTTTACTATCTGTAGAACAATGTTCATCAGAACTCACTGCGGCTTATAAAGCAGAGCTGGCAGCTGGAAACACACTGATTGACCTGACAGGTGGTTATGGAGTAGACAGTTATTATTTCTCCAGAAAAGTGAAGACTGTCACACATTGTGAAATCAATGATGAATTATCGGCAATTGCCAGCTACAACGGAATTTTATTAAAAGAAGAAAACGTCACTTTCTTTTGCGGAGATGGTATTGAATTTTTAAAGCAGACCACTCAGGAGTTTGACAGCGTCTATATTGATCCTGCCAGAAGAAGCAGTTCAGGTAAAGTTTTTATGCTGAAGGATTGCACACCAAATGTGGTGGAAAACCTGGGTCTGTTATTAGTTAAAGCCAAACGGATATTAATCAAAACCGCACCCCTGCTTGATCTTAGTGCCGGTCTTAAAGAATTAAAACACGTAGCCGAAATACATATTGTCAGCGTTAAAAATGAATGCAAGGAATTGATCTGGGTGATAGAAAGAGCTTTTGAAGCCTCCACAAAGATTGTTTGCACAACTTTAAATGCAGAGCAGAAACAATTCAGCTTTGCCATGGGCGATGAAGAACCTGCAAACATCACTGGAACTATTATTCCCGGACAGTATTTATATGAACCTGACGTAGCCCTTTTAAAAAGCGGAGCTTTTAATCTGATTGCTCAAAGATATGGATTACAGAAATTCCATCAGCAGACCCAATTATATACAGCTGCTGTTATTCATCCGGAGTTTCCGGGAAGGATCTTTAAAATCGATGAAGTAGTGTCTGCAGCAAAAATCAAAAAAGAGAAAAATCTGATTGGGAATGTCATTGTCAGGAATTATCCCGATAAAGCAGCAGCTCTTGCAGACAAGTATCAGATTAAGCCCGACGACACCAGTTTTATGATCTTTACGCAAAGCAGCACAGCTGGTAAAGTGATTATCAGAGGGACAATTATACAGCATTATTAA
- a CDS encoding aspartate kinase, with protein sequence MQVFKFGGASVVNAEAVKNLVAIIQQAEKENLLIVISAMGKITNKLELLSNAYIYGQENTHQLLEEVKAYHFNILNDLFKNHDHPVYNDVANTFVEIEWLLEEEASDAPDYIYDQIVSIGEVLSTKIVAAYLNESGIITTWADARNFIKTDNTYREGKVEWDKTELEIQRNLVPLLKKSIVVTQGFIGSTSENFTTTLGREGSDYSAAIFCACLDAVSLTIWKDVPGVLNADPKWFDETERIPQLSYHDAIELTYYGATVIHPKTIKPLQNKDIPLYVKSFLHPTNEGTEINSIKSALPVPSFIFKVNQVLISIFPKDFSFIIEENLSDIFSLFHKHKVKVNTMLNSALSFSVSVDHDAEKINNLIEELSVLYKVKYNKGLELVTIRYYNQDTINRVTVNKDILLEVKSRHTCQIVMKDKSAIE encoded by the coding sequence ATGCAGGTATTTAAATTCGGTGGCGCTTCTGTGGTAAATGCAGAAGCAGTAAAGAATCTTGTTGCAATTATTCAGCAGGCTGAAAAAGAAAATTTGCTGATCGTAATTTCTGCGATGGGCAAAATCACCAATAAATTAGAATTACTTTCCAATGCCTACATATACGGGCAGGAAAACACACATCAGTTACTGGAAGAAGTCAAAGCTTATCATTTTAATATTTTAAATGATCTTTTCAAAAATCATGACCACCCGGTATACAACGATGTTGCCAATACATTTGTAGAAATCGAGTGGCTGCTGGAAGAAGAAGCCAGTGATGCCCCGGATTATATTTATGATCAGATCGTTTCTATCGGCGAAGTCCTTTCCACTAAAATTGTAGCTGCCTATCTGAATGAAAGCGGAATCATAACTACCTGGGCAGACGCAAGAAATTTCATTAAAACAGATAACACCTACCGGGAAGGAAAAGTAGAATGGGATAAAACCGAACTGGAAATCCAGCGGAATCTTGTTCCTTTACTGAAAAAGAGCATCGTCGTTACACAAGGATTTATTGGCAGCACCAGTGAGAATTTCACAACTACTCTGGGCCGCGAAGGCTCTGATTATTCTGCTGCTATCTTCTGTGCCTGTCTGGATGCTGTTTCCTTAACAATCTGGAAAGATGTACCGGGAGTATTAAATGCTGACCCGAAATGGTTTGACGAGACCGAACGTATTCCTCAGCTTTCTTATCACGATGCAATCGAGCTTACTTATTACGGAGCCACGGTTATCCATCCAAAAACGATTAAACCACTTCAGAATAAAGATATCCCTTTATATGTAAAGTCATTTCTTCATCCAACCAACGAAGGAACAGAGATTAACAGCATCAAAAGTGCATTACCGGTACCTTCATTTATTTTCAAAGTGAATCAGGTGCTGATTTCGATTTTCCCGAAAGATTTCTCTTTCATTATTGAAGAAAATTTAAGCGACATTTTCAGCCTGTTTCATAAACACAAGGTGAAAGTAAATACGATGCTGAATTCTGCACTTAGTTTTTCAGTAAGCGTGGACCATGATGCAGAAAAAATCAACAATCTCATTGAAGAGTTATCTGTTCTGTATAAAGTGAAATATAATAAAGGACTGGAACTGGTTACTATCCGCTATTATAACCAGGATACGATTAACAGGGTAACTGTAAACAAAGATATTTTGCTGGAAGTAAAAAGCCGTCATACCTGCCAGATTGTAATGAAAGATAAATCAGCTATTGAATAA
- a CDS encoding GNAT family N-acetyltransferase — MNIQLRFAVQEDCPRLLELIKELAEYEKAPEEVTVTLAEFIEAGFGKQPVWKAFVAEDATGILGFALYYTRYSTWKGCRLYLEDFIVTESQRGKGLGKLLFERVMKEAKDNNYNGMTWQVLDWNEPAINFYKKYNAHIESGWLNTSFSKDQL; from the coding sequence ATGAATATTCAACTCAGATTTGCAGTACAAGAAGATTGCCCGCGTTTGCTGGAGCTGATTAAAGAACTGGCGGAATACGAAAAAGCACCAGAAGAAGTTACAGTTACCTTAGCAGAATTTATAGAAGCCGGATTTGGAAAGCAGCCCGTATGGAAAGCTTTTGTAGCAGAAGATGCCACAGGAATCCTTGGTTTCGCATTGTATTATACCAGATACTCTACCTGGAAAGGCTGCCGCTTATATTTAGAAGATTTTATTGTTACTGAAAGTCAGAGAGGAAAAGGATTAGGCAAACTACTGTTTGAAAGAGTCATGAAAGAGGCAAAAGACAACAATTATAACGGAATGACCTGGCAGGTACTGGACTGGAACGAACCGGCTATAAATTTCTATAAGAAATACAATGCCCATATTGAATCAGGCTGGTTAAATACTTCATTCAGTAAAGACCAGTTATAG
- a CDS encoding YggS family pyridoxal phosphate-dependent enzyme gives MSIADNLLKYKKELEGENVELIAVSKFNDAAAVQEAYDAGQRIFGENIVQELVEKQETLPKDIQWHMIGHLQTNKVKYIAPFISLIQSVDSLKLLAEINKQAAKQNRVIDCLLQIYIADEDTKFGLDYAETIELLRSEEYLAMKNIRITGLMGIASNNATEKQTKDEFQELNVLFDGIKTSFFRKEDSFRELSMGMSGDYKLAIEEGSTMVRIGSSIFGVRKIKHYKA, from the coding sequence ATGAGCATAGCAGATAACTTATTAAAATATAAAAAGGAATTAGAAGGTGAAAATGTCGAATTAATTGCCGTATCCAAATTCAATGATGCAGCAGCAGTTCAGGAGGCATACGATGCAGGACAGCGAATTTTCGGAGAAAATATTGTTCAGGAATTAGTTGAAAAACAGGAAACTTTGCCTAAAGATATTCAGTGGCACATGATTGGTCATCTGCAAACCAATAAAGTTAAATACATCGCGCCTTTTATCAGCTTAATTCAGTCAGTTGACAGTTTGAAATTACTGGCAGAAATTAATAAACAAGCTGCAAAACAGAACAGGGTGATTGACTGTCTGCTGCAGATTTATATTGCCGATGAGGACACAAAATTTGGTCTGGATTATGCCGAGACTATTGAATTACTGAGATCAGAAGAATATCTTGCAATGAAAAATATCCGGATCACGGGTTTGATGGGTATTGCCAGTAATAATGCTACTGAAAAACAAACCAAAGATGAATTTCAGGAACTGAATGTATTGTTTGATGGTATTAAGACAAGCTTTTTCAGAAAAGAAGATTCATTCAGAGAACTGTCTATGGGAATGTCGGGTGATTATAAATTAGCGATCGAAGAAGGCAGTACGATGGTAAGAATAGGCAGTAGTATTTTTGGCGTCAGAAAAATCAAACATTATAAAGCATAA
- a CDS encoding DUF4296 domain-containing protein — MRNFLCICLLLIGIGGCKPGIPSNIIQPERMEEVLYDIHITDGYISTIPAPDSAKNISAAYYKGIYKRFDIDSSLYARSMNYYYDHPEVLNVMYEKITAKLKKVKEKEDKINAKRLKKIEAIRKAKKDSLDKADPQRVIREAAAKKDSLAKAEALIKKTRIEAAKKVKKDSLARVAELKKAKKAEAKKLKERAGQAAVPKNGIDAGAAKKISNNDIPR, encoded by the coding sequence ATGAGAAACTTTTTGTGCATTTGCCTGCTGCTGATCGGCATTGGAGGATGTAAGCCAGGTATACCTTCTAATATCATTCAGCCGGAGAGAATGGAAGAGGTCTTATATGATATTCACATCACTGACGGTTATATTTCCACTATTCCGGCACCGGATTCTGCAAAAAACATCAGCGCCGCTTATTATAAAGGTATTTATAAGAGATTTGATATAGATTCTTCACTTTATGCCAGAAGCATGAACTATTATTATGATCATCCTGAGGTTTTAAATGTCATGTATGAAAAGATTACGGCAAAACTTAAAAAGGTAAAAGAGAAAGAGGATAAAATCAATGCTAAGAGATTAAAGAAAATTGAAGCGATCAGAAAGGCGAAAAAAGATAGCCTGGATAAAGCTGATCCGCAAAGGGTGATCAGGGAGGCTGCAGCTAAAAAAGATAGTCTGGCAAAAGCTGAAGCACTGATCAAAAAGACCCGTATTGAAGCAGCCAAAAAGGTTAAAAAAGATAGTCTGGCCAGAGTAGCGGAATTGAAAAAGGCGAAAAAAGCAGAGGCTAAAAAATTAAAAGAGCGCGCAGGTCAGGCAGCTGTTCCAAAAAATGGAATTGATGCCGGTGCAGCTAAAAAGATAAGTAATAATGATATACCCCGATAA